A stretch of Pseudomonas taetrolens DNA encodes these proteins:
- a CDS encoding DUF2474 domain-containing protein, translating into MERSEVSQTRNQTESWYKRVFWLIAIWLASVATLGIVASGIRGLMHMAGMTSH; encoded by the coding sequence ATGGAACGCTCTGAAGTGTCACAGACTCGAAATCAGACAGAATCTTGGTACAAGCGAGTGTTTTGGCTGATCGCTATCTGGCTTGCCAGCGTAGCTACACTCGGCATTGTGGCCAGTGGCATTCGCGGACTGATGCACATGGCCGGTATGACCAGTCATTGA
- the cydB gene encoding cytochrome d ubiquinol oxidase subunit II has product MGIQGIDLSLIWGVIIAFGVMMYVIMDGFDLGLGILFPLIPDEQERDVMMNTVAPVWDGNETWLILGGAALYGAFPLAYSVILEALYLPLIFMLAGLIFRGVAFEFRFKASPQKRHIWDMAFIGGSFLATFSQGVVIGTYISGIPVVDRQFAGGTLDWLAPFPLFCGVGLIVAYALLGSTWLLVKTEGMLESRMRLFTHYLAFALMAVVAVLCVWTPWLHPEIALRWFAHAHIVVFGVLMLLGVLALIGLLKTLRQHHSHWPFVFTLALVFLGYIGLAFSIWPNIVPPSISLWEAASPVSSQLFILIGTLFILPIILMYTCWSYYVFRGKVRIGDGYH; this is encoded by the coding sequence ATGGGTATTCAAGGTATAGATCTGTCGTTGATCTGGGGCGTGATCATCGCCTTCGGAGTGATGATGTACGTGATCATGGATGGCTTCGACCTGGGGTTGGGCATCCTGTTTCCGCTGATCCCGGACGAACAGGAACGCGACGTGATGATGAACACCGTCGCGCCGGTCTGGGACGGTAACGAAACCTGGCTGATCCTCGGCGGTGCGGCGCTGTACGGCGCCTTTCCGCTGGCTTACTCGGTGATTCTGGAGGCGTTGTACCTGCCGCTGATTTTCATGCTGGCGGGGTTGATCTTTCGCGGTGTCGCCTTTGAGTTCCGGTTCAAGGCCAGCCCGCAAAAGCGCCACATCTGGGACATGGCCTTTATCGGGGGATCATTCCTGGCAACGTTTAGCCAGGGCGTGGTGATCGGCACATACATCTCGGGTATTCCAGTGGTCGACCGCCAGTTCGCCGGCGGCACCCTCGACTGGCTGGCGCCATTCCCGTTGTTCTGCGGCGTGGGCTTGATCGTCGCCTATGCATTGCTGGGCAGCACCTGGTTGCTGGTCAAGACCGAAGGCATGCTCGAATCGCGGATGCGTCTGTTCACCCATTACCTGGCGTTCGCCCTGATGGCAGTGGTGGCCGTGCTCTGCGTCTGGACACCCTGGCTGCACCCGGAAATCGCCCTGCGCTGGTTCGCCCATGCCCATATCGTGGTCTTCGGCGTCCTGATGCTGCTGGGCGTACTGGCGCTGATCGGCTTACTGAAGACCTTGCGCCAGCACCACTCCCACTGGCCCTTCGTCTTCACCCTGGCGCTGGTATTCCTCGGCTACATCGGCCTGGCCTTCAGCATCTGGCCAAACATCGTCCCGCCGTCCATCAGCCTGTGGGAAGCCGCCTCACCCGTTTCCAGCCAGCTGTTCATCCTGATAGGCACCTTATTCATCCTGCCGATCATCCTGATGTACACCTGCTGGAGCTACTACGTATTCCGCGGCAAAGTGAGGATTGGTGATGGCTACCATTAA
- a CDS encoding cytochrome ubiquinol oxidase subunit I, with product MLNLEALDLARIQFAFTVSFHIIFPAITIGLASFLAVLEGMWLKTNNPVYKDLYHFWSKIFAVNFGMGVVSGLVMAYEFGTNWSRFSDFAGSITGPLLTYEVLTAFFLEAGFLGVMLFGWNRVGRGLHFFSTVMVAIGTLISTFWILASNSWMQTPQGFSIVDGRVMPLDWLAIVFNPSFPFRLAHMAIAAFVATAFFVGSSAAWHLLRKNDTPAVRKMLSMAMWMALIVAPIQAVVGDAHGLNTLEHQPAKIAAMEGHWENVGNEPSPLVLFGIPDMEAEKTHFAIEVPYLGSLILTHSLDKQIPALKSFPKEDRPNATIIFFSFRIMAGLGMLMILTGLLGLALRRNGALYRNRLFLRLVLFMGPTGLIAMLAGWITTEVGRQPWVVYGLMRTADAVSNHTVAQLSISLALFVVIYFSVFAVGIGYMMKLVRKGPQPHHDHPPQGGPGQERTPRRPLSAVTETLASGDHTN from the coding sequence ATGTTAAATCTTGAGGCGCTCGACCTGGCACGCATTCAATTCGCGTTCACGGTCTCGTTTCACATCATCTTCCCGGCCATCACCATCGGCCTGGCCAGTTTCCTGGCCGTGCTTGAAGGCATGTGGCTGAAAACCAACAACCCGGTCTACAAGGACCTGTACCACTTCTGGTCGAAAATATTCGCCGTCAACTTCGGCATGGGTGTGGTCTCGGGCCTGGTCATGGCTTACGAGTTCGGCACCAACTGGAGCCGTTTCTCGGACTTTGCCGGGAGCATCACCGGGCCCTTGCTCACCTATGAAGTTCTGACCGCCTTCTTCCTGGAAGCAGGTTTTCTCGGGGTCATGCTGTTCGGCTGGAACCGGGTCGGACGCGGCTTGCACTTCTTCTCCACGGTGATGGTTGCCATCGGCACGTTGATCTCGACGTTCTGGATCCTGGCCTCCAACAGCTGGATGCAGACACCGCAGGGTTTCTCCATCGTTGACGGCCGGGTGATGCCGCTGGACTGGCTGGCCATCGTCTTCAACCCGTCGTTCCCGTTCCGTCTGGCGCACATGGCCATTGCGGCGTTCGTCGCCACGGCGTTCTTTGTCGGCTCCTCTGCGGCCTGGCATCTGCTGCGCAAAAACGACACGCCGGCGGTGCGCAAAATGCTGTCGATGGCGATGTGGATGGCGCTGATCGTAGCGCCGATTCAGGCAGTGGTCGGTGACGCCCATGGCCTCAATACCCTGGAACATCAACCGGCAAAAATTGCCGCGATGGAAGGGCACTGGGAAAACGTCGGTAACGAACCCTCGCCGCTGGTGCTGTTCGGCATCCCGGATATGGAGGCCGAGAAGACACACTTTGCGATCGAAGTCCCGTACCTGGGCAGCCTGATTCTGACCCACAGCCTGGATAAGCAGATCCCCGCGCTGAAAAGTTTTCCGAAGGAAGACCGCCCCAACGCGACGATCATTTTCTTCAGCTTTCGGATCATGGCCGGGCTGGGCATGTTGATGATCCTCACCGGGTTGCTGGGCTTGGCGTTGCGTCGTAATGGCGCGCTGTATCGCAATCGACTGTTCCTGCGACTGGTGTTGTTCATGGGCCCCACCGGCCTGATCGCGATGCTGGCGGGCTGGATCACCACCGAGGTTGGCCGCCAGCCCTGGGTGGTCTACGGGCTGATGCGCACCGCAGATGCGGTGTCCAATCACACCGTCGCGCAGCTCAGCATCTCCCTGGCATTGTTTGTGGTGATCTACTTCTCGGTGTTTGCCGTAGGCATCGGCTACATGATGAAACTGGTCCGCAAAGGCCCGCAACCTCATCACGACCATCCGCCCCAGGGCGGCCCTGGCCAGGAGCGTACGCCACGCCGTCCCCTGTCCGCCGTCACCGAGACGCTGGCGTCCGGCGACCACACCAACTGA